The genomic interval CATTGGTGGCCAGCTGGTAAATTCCTTGTCTAATGGCGCTATTCCCGTCTGGGCAGGCATTCTTGTGATCGCAATTCTCACCACCCTGGTCAGTATTTATGGCTACAGGTATGTACATCGCTACGAACGCTATTCCTGGATACCGATGGCCATCATTTTCCTGATCCTGTTCATTGTCGCCGTGCCGCACATGAAAATTATTCCAACGCCTGTATTCGGAGCCGCTGAAATCGCCGGATTCATCTCGTTTGGTGGCGCGATCTACGGCTTCGCGACCGGGTGGAGCTCTTACGCGGCAGACTATAACGTCAACCAGCCGGAGAACACAGCGGCTGCTCGTGTCTTCTGGCTCACCTTCCTGGGAGTGTTCATCCCCTGTGTGCTGTTAGAGACACTGGGGATGGCCTTTACGAGCTGGATATCAAATAGTAGTGGTGGCGCTTTGCTCGCCGGTGTTGCCGCGCCGTTAGGTACCTTTGGAAGCATCCTTGTAGCGTTGCTCGCGCTCAGCACGGTCGCTAACAATATTCCGAACGACTATAGCCTGGGCCTTTCCATGCAGGTTCTCGGCAAAGCATTCATGCGAGTTCCGCGCTACGTCTGGACGCTCATCGGAGCAGTGGTGTACATCGTCGTCGCGATTCTGCTTGTCACGTTCACCAGCAGCTTTAACGACACGCTGAACAGTTTCATGCTGCTTGTAGCCTACTGGCTGGGACCCTACGCGATTATTCTCGTCATCGAACACTTTGTGTTCCGCAGGGGGCGCTATAATGTCGATGGTTGGAACACGGCCAGCCTGCTACCAACGGGCTGGGCCGCTATCGTGGCGATGATCATCGGTCTGGTAGGCGCCTATCTCGGGTTTTCTCAAGCCCTGGTTCTTACCTCGAACACTCTGGGTGCGATCCCCGGCGTCACCGTAACGCCGTTCGGTTGTTCCGGTGGTGTCTGTACGTTTGGGATTACAGGTGTGTTAGGAGGTCTGGTCAATGGTGGCATGGATATAGGCTTCGAACTGGGCCTGGTGCTTGCCGGTATCTCCTACCTCATCCTGCGCGCCATCGATGTGCGGACTGCACGCGATAGAGTCGGTTTAGACGAGGCGGCAGCAGTTGGCGGTAAGTAGTTTTGCCGCTAAGCAGTAGGAACAGAAGCAGGCAGTCGCCATCGACTGCCTGCTTCCTTTACTTTTCAACATAAAAAAGAGGAACGTTTCATGCAATATGATCTTCTCGTGCGTCACGCACAACTTCATCGCCGTCAGGGCCTCGTCGATATCGCCGTCAAGGATGGACTCTTTGCCAGTATCGCCAACGACCTTTCCACAGCTACCGCTACCCGCGAGATCGATGCCGGAGGTCGACTCGTCTCACCCCCGTTTATCGATGCTCATGTGCATCTCGATGCGGTACTCACGGTCGGGCAACCCCGCTATAATTCGACCGGCACGCTGCTGGAAGGTATTCAGATCTGGAGCGAGCGCAAGCCGAGCCTGACCGTCGAGGATACCAGGAAACGCGCCCTTGAAGAGATTCGCTGGGAGGTTGCACAGGGCACATTGCACATTCGCAGCCACGTCGATGTCTGCGACCCCAATCTGACTGCCCTGCGTGCCTTGCTCGAGGTGCGTGAAGAGGTGCGCGATATCTGCGACCTGCAGCTCGTCGCCTTTCCCCAGGATGGCATTCTCTCGTTCCCCAACGGGCGCGAATTGATGCGCAAGGCTATGGAACT from Ktedonobacteraceae bacterium carries:
- a CDS encoding cytosine permease yields the protein MASDVVAIPEERGIETHGIERVSPSTRSHIRIVDNFTMWLSANLVISTVALGAIANPIFRLGFWDGLAVIIIFNALGVLPVAFFSTLGPKLGLRQMTITRFAFGWVGGIIMALFNVAACLGWSTVNVIIGGQLVNSLSNGAIPVWAGILVIAILTTLVSIYGYRYVHRYERYSWIPMAIIFLILFIVAVPHMKIIPTPVFGAAEIAGFISFGGAIYGFATGWSSYAADYNVNQPENTAAARVFWLTFLGVFIPCVLLETLGMAFTSWISNSSGGALLAGVAAPLGTFGSILVALLALSTVANNIPNDYSLGLSMQVLGKAFMRVPRYVWTLIGAVVYIVVAILLVTFTSSFNDTLNSFMLLVAYWLGPYAIILVIEHFVFRRGRYNVDGWNTASLLPTGWAAIVAMIIGLVGAYLGFSQALVLTSNTLGAIPGVTVTPFGCSGGVCTFGITGVLGGLVNGGMDIGFELGLVLAGISYLILRAIDVRTARDRVGLDEAAAVGGK